In the genome of Geotrypetes seraphini chromosome 14, aGeoSer1.1, whole genome shotgun sequence, one region contains:
- the NDUFS8 gene encoding NADH dehydrogenase [ubiquinone] iron-sulfur protein 8, mitochondrial has translation MSALRILPHVSRAGTLAYPVLVRQFSISVQRKSYKYVNLREEPTDMKSITDKAAQTLLWTELYRGLGMTLSYLFREPATINYPFEKGPLSPRFRGEHALRRYPSGEERCIACKLCEAVCPAQAITIEAETRADGSRRTTRYDIDMTKCIYCGFCQEACPVDAIVEGPNFEFSTETHEELLYNKEKLLNNGDKWEAEIAANIQADYLYR, from the exons ATGTCGGCGCTGAGGATTCTGCCCCATGTGTCCCGGGCAG GGACACTTGCCTACCCAGTTCTTGTAAGACAGTTTAGCATCTCTGTGCAGCGGAAATCATACA AGTATGTGAATTTACGAGAAGAACCAACAGACATGAAGTCTATCACGGACAAGGCTGCACAAACACTGTTGTGGACGGAGCTGTATAGAG GACTGGGCATGACACTGAGCTACCTATTCCGAGAGCCTGCTACCATCAATTACCCTTTTGAGAAAGGGCCCCTGAGCCCACGCTTCCGTGGCGAGCACGCACTACGTAGATACCCCTCGGGAGAGGAACGTTGCATCGCCTGTAAACTCTGTGAAGCTGTCTGTCCTGCTCAG GCAATCACGATTGAGGCGGAGACACGAGCAGATGGCAGCCGGAGAACCACGCGCTATGATATTGACATGACCAAATGTATTTATTGTGGATTTTGCCAGGAAGCGTGTCCTGTGGATGCCATTGTGGAG GGTCCTAACTTTGAGTTTTCTACTGAGACGCATGAGGAACTGCTGTACAATAAAGAGAAGTTGCTTAATAATGGGGACAAGTGGGAAGCTGAGATAGCAGCCAATATCCAAGCAGACTACCTGTACCGGTGA